CTTGCTCAATTTTCATTTCGAGGTTAATTACATAAAACTGAAACCGCAAAAATTTAAATTTTCTAATGTGTATATTTATAACATCAGGTCAAAAAATAATGGTGTGAAAGGATGATGGAGACATGGATAAGACTTTGGGATATTTAAGAGAAACATTATCAAATTATACGGATGAACATTCAGAGGGAAGGCATCTTTACAAGAAGTTAGTAGAAGGGGCTTATACATCAGAAGGCTCCTTTGTTCGGGATTTAAACCAAAAGGAAATAAATTTTTTAAATCACATACTGCCAAAGGAAATTAACTATGCGAAAGAGGAACAAGATGAAAAAAGAGCATATGAACTAAATGAAGTTTATGAGCTATTATTTTAATAGGCGAAAAAGATGACAGAATTATCCGTCATCTTTTTCGGAAATATCTTATTTTTGCAAAACTATTTCCTAGGTAAGCGCAAAGTACGACAAAACACGATTCAAATAAATGGTATCTTTCCCAAAAAACCGACATAAACTGTGTAAAATCAACATTCCTTTTTGCAAAATTCTTCTCAAATCTGCCCCATACTGACAAATCGGTAATTTTCGTCTTTATTTTTATATTCCTAATGAATATCTCTTTTCTTAAATCGTCCACCACGAACTTCAGCAATATCCGCCACTGCTAAAAAGGCACTGTCATCATTTTCGGTAACGATTTCCTTTAATTTCGCTTCTTCAAGACGATTGATGACGCAAAAAATAACTTTTTTATCATCACCTGAATAGGCTCCCTCTCCATTGATGTAAGTAACCCCACGACCTAAGCGGTTTATTATGGCATCGCCAATTTGTCTGGCATTGTCACTAATAATCCACACAGATTTGGATTCATCAAGCCCAGTTATGGTGATATCAATCGTTTTGTAAGCAACAAAATAAGCAATCAACGAATACATCGCCCGATCCCATGAAAATACAAAACCGGCACTGCCAAGGATGAAAAGATTAAAAAACATAATAATTTCCCCGACGGAAAAAGGAAGTTTATTATTAAAGAGAATAGCAAGTATTTCGGTCCCATCTAGTGAACCTCCGTACCGTATGACCAAACCAACACCAATACCAAGTACTATTCCCCCAAAAACAGTCGCAAGAAGAATATCTTGAGTAAATGCTGGAACCGGATGAAGTAAAGTCGTCCCAATCGAAAGTATAATGATGCCATAAAGAGTGGAGAATGCGAAGGTTTTTCCAATTTGTTTGTAGCCAAGAAAGATAAAAGGAATATTAAAAATAAAAAGGAAAATCCCCAGTTTCCATCCTGTCAAATAGGAAAGCATGATGGAAATACCGGTAATCCCGCCGTCAATAACATTATTAGGAACAAGAAAGATTTCAAGTCCGACGGACATTAAGATTGCACCAATTGTGATTAACAATATTCGTTGTATGAGTTTTCTTTTAGTCAATTTTCGGTGCTGAATTTTTGCCATAATTGCTTCCTGCTGTTCGATTAAACTAATTTCCTGAGTTCCTGTCATTATCTTGCCCCTTTCAAAAATAACATTCTATATTTATTATAACGAAATTTAACTGCTTTTTATATTTTAATGCCTCTGTTTTTGAAGTGCTTCTTAAAACAAGAAAACTGCCTATTTTTTGAAGGCAGCTTTATTTTTTATTAACTTGGATCAACCTCATCAAGGGAAAGTGTTGTCACACTTGTATATTCTCCTGTTTCTATCTCATTATCAGTTGCACTTTGATCTAATTCTTCCTGGTCATCCACTCCTGAAGCTAGTGTTGGTTCTTTTTTCTTTAACATTTTAGTCAACTCCTTTTCGAAAGTATTTTTTCTTTAAAACTATGTAAATATACCGATTTTAATATACATTCTTAAACCAGAAAAGTGTTGTTTGGCTAGAATAATAAAAAGAAGCTACCTCAATTTTGAAGTAACTCCTTAATTATTATTAACATCTTAGGGGACCCAACCATGACATCTGTCCATTTGCTTTCAAATTTTTATTCCCTCTTATAAATGTTCCATCTAAAAGGAAACTTTGAAAGCTCAGCCGATGTGTGTTTGTTCCGTTGAAGGAATTAATTCACATGTTTAATGGAATTCAAACTCCTAAAAGAAACAAATTTTCAGATTGACACCGTTTAAGACTCTTTATTCCCTCATTTGGATGATCAGCTTCTTGGCAATGCACCTTTTTGATAAGGTTTCGGTTTGAGTACATCTATAATCAGATGTATTAACCTATAAATCCTAAACTTTATCCTTTGATATGGACTCTATAAAAATCATAGATACCAATTATGAAAGGATTTTGTTTTAGATTTAAGCCTTTGCAAATTAAATTTGCATCGCTCCGGCTTCCAAATATTTATTAGGAATAACCTTACAACTACTCGTTCACTAACGGAACGAACACGTATGGTTGAGTCTCCTAAGATGTTATCCATGTATTATCCTTTACATCTTTAGTATATCACGGAATTTTTGGAATTAACCAAAAGTTCGTGACGAAATTGTGAACTTTTGGAGAATTTTTGTTATAAATAAGGAGTAAGATCTTCCTTCACAAGAGGAAGACCTACCATTTAATCCATAATTGGATTTTTGAAATTATCTTTGACAGGAATTTTATACTCTTTAATTTTTTCTTCAATCCTAAATTTATGCTCAGAGAGTTTATCATTAAATGGAAGCGTAATTTTCTTACCATCTGCCATCTCAAACTTATATTGGAATAATCCAGTGGTACCCTGATGATTTTTATAAACAATATGTATCCTAGCCATTTCATTCCATTGATACTCTTTTTCCTCTAAGCTAGTCAAACCATTATAATGAATACCATCATCGTCCATATAATAATAATTAGTCAGGCTAAAAATAAATGCTGGAATACTTGCGAAAACTAAAAAAACTGTGATCCATTTTAATTTTTTGCCTTCCCATTTCTGTCTAAAGATGAGATAAATGGTCAGTATGACAGCAATAAATACCATTCCAACCATAAAAGTGATATAGGCAGAAAATGGAGTTGAAAAGAACCAATAAGAACGGGAAAAATAGACCATGCTCTGATATGATGCAACAATGACAAATGGTACGAAAAAGCTGCTTATAAATAAAATGATTGTATAAGCAACTAACTTAGCTGAATTTTCTTCTTCTGTCGCTTTCCTTCTTAATAAAAGCAAAAATGTTCCCCCCTGCATACTAGAGAAGTAGAGCTTACGTTTAAAACCTTTCCTTCCCTACTCTTTATTCTATTACCTTCTTTTATTTTACCTGATAATTACCAATTACCGTAAATATTTGACGAAATTTTCTTAATAAAGTTTCAATTACAAATAGAATCATAAAAAACCAACCTTATAAAAGATTGGTTTTTTATAATTATTTTGATCCTGGGGCAGGCTGATCAACCCCTTTTACAATGTGACTATGACCATTATCTTCCGTTGTTTGGAAGTCATAATAATGGACATGCATTCCGTTCCCTACAGGGATTGCAGGACCTGAATAGGCACGATAGTGGTGTGTGTGTCCATCCTCAAAAAGAACATATCCTTCAGTATAATGAATATGTCCCCCATCTTGAGTTGGTATAGGTGGTGATGTTACATCTAAACATTGATGCACATGTCCTGAACTAACCCCGGTATAATCAACAGATCCATGATTATGATGTGGAACAAATCCATGGACAAAATCATCTTTTCCTGTATTTCTAATAATAATCACCCCCATTTTAAAAATTTTGATGTTACAACTATATGCATTGGTGTTAAAAAAAAGTAACAAATAATAGATTCAACTGTTTTTCTAGATGATTGGAAAAAGTTTCAGATTAATTCGTTAGAAATCCATACATAAGTAAAATGTTAATCCACATACTATTTTTGTAATTTCAATTTTAAAAACGAAAGAAGGATTATTGATGACTGTAGGAACACAGGTAAAACAAGCTTTAGCAGGTTTAAAAAGTGCTCAGGCAAGTTTTGAAACCTTTGCATTAGCTACCGATAACCAAAATGCAAAACAACTATATCAACAAGCTGCTCAGCAAACACAATCAGTTCTTGACAGCCTTGAACCACGCCTTCAAGAAATCATTTCTGAAGAACCGCAATACAATCAATAAACCCGAAATAGGTTGGCGATTTTAGCCAACCCCTTTTTCATTTTTAGAATTTCCTAAGAAAGGAAGTTACTATTATGACAATCGCTTCAAACGTCAAACAATGTCTTGCGACCCTAAATGGAATAGAAGCCCAATTGTCTTCCTTAGCATTAAATTCACTTGATGAGGAAGCAAAAATTATATTCCATGAAACGAGTTTACTCATTGGGGATGTAAAAAAAGACTTACAATATCGGGTTTTAGAACTTGAACGAAATGAACCACAATACAAAGGTTCATAATTCTTTGAGGTGAGAAACGATGCCAGGTTGGATTTTTATTATCATTCGCTCGTTGATTTTCCTACTGCTCTTATTCATTACCACTAAAGTTCTTGGGAAGAAACAAATTTCTGAGCTCTCCTTTTTTGAATATGTTGCTGGAATAACGATTGGAAGTATTGCCGGCGAGGTTGTTACAGGGCTTGAAGCTAATATGTTTCATGGCATATTAGCCATCATTGTGTTTGGATTTATTACTTTTTTGTCTAATTATTTATCCATAAAAAGTAAGAAATTCAGTGACTTCGTTGAAGGTAAAGGCACCGTTGTTATTCAGGATGGGAAAATCTTAGAGAATAATTTAAAAAAGGAAAAGTATACAATTGATGAACTTTCAGCCCTTCTAAGACAAAAGAATATTTTCAAGGTCGCTGATGTTGAATTTGCCGTATTAGAGCCACGGGGAAATTTAAGCGCCTTGTTAAAAACAGAAAATCGTCCTTTAACACCTAAAGATTTACAAATGAAAATGCCGAATGAGAAAGAGCCGCAAACTGTCATTATGGATGGGAATATCGTTGATGAGGCATTAAGATGTGCTGGAAAAGGCAGAGGCTGGCTATATACCGAGTTAGAAAAACTAGAAGTGACCCTTGATAATGTTTTTCTTGGTCAAGTGGATTCATATGGAGATTTAACGGTTGATCTTTATGATGATAAAATTAAAGTACCTTCGCCAGCTCAACGCCCGCTATTACTGGCAACCTTAAAGAAAACTCAGGCAGACCTAGAAATATTTTCACTTGAAACCAATTGTGAAAAATCAAAAGCGATGTATAAGAAAAATGCTGTTATCTTACAAGATACAATCGAAAAGCTGTCTCCATACCTTAATGGCTAAAATATGAAGAGGAAAAAATCCTTATCAATTGAATTGATAAGGATTCGTCATTCATTCATGTTCAATTCTACCTATGCACTAACTTTTTGAATTTTTGGCTTTACTATTTTGTTTGAAACATAGCTGTGAAGGACCATTCCAACCATTACCAATGCCATACCGCTCCAAGATAGAGCTGATGGCATTAACGAATTTAATAGTAACAATTCTCCGATAACTGCAAATAAAACTTCCATTGATTGTGTTGCCTCTACAGCTGCAAGCTTTTGCATGTCTCCTCTTACGAGATCAGTCGCATAAAAGAAAAGGATAGTTGCAATCACTCCAGAGGATATAGCAACGAGTGCGGATTGCAAAGTTTGCCCTAAACTTGGCGGTCCAACATCTACCAGTCCAAAAATGGATAATATAATCCAGAAGGGCATGCTGGCTAATGTCATTCCTAATACACGTTGAAAAACATCAAGGCGTCCACCGCAAACCTCCATCATTTTTCTATTCCCTAAAGGGTAGGCAAAAGATGCTACTACGACTGGTAATACCCCTAAAGTTAAAGCGATCACCGACAAATGATTAGCTTGCTCTACTTGCATTAAAATAATTCCAAGTAAAATGATTAAAGACATCCCTAAACCCTTGAAAGGAATTTTCCCCTTTATTCGCATCAGACCATTATCGGTTACCGCCGTTTCATAAAAGAATGGTGCCAACAATGAACCCGATATTATC
The DNA window shown above is from Neobacillus sp. WH10 and carries:
- a CDS encoding YmaF family protein, translating into MRNTGKDDFVHGFVPHHNHGSVDYTGVSSGHVHQCLDVTSPPIPTQDGGHIHYTEGYVLFEDGHTHHYRAYSGPAIPVGNGMHVHYYDFQTTEDNGHSHIVKGVDQPAPGSK
- a CDS encoding sigma-G-dependent sporulation-specific acid-soluble spore protein CsgA, which gives rise to MDKTLGYLRETLSNYTDEHSEGRHLYKKLVEGAYTSEGSFVRDLNQKEINFLNHILPKEINYAKEEQDEKRAYELNEVYELLF
- a CDS encoding DUF421 domain-containing protein → MPGWIFIIIRSLIFLLLLFITTKVLGKKQISELSFFEYVAGITIGSIAGEVVTGLEANMFHGILAIIVFGFITFLSNYLSIKSKKFSDFVEGKGTVVIQDGKILENNLKKEKYTIDELSALLRQKNIFKVADVEFAVLEPRGNLSALLKTENRPLTPKDLQMKMPNEKEPQTVIMDGNIVDEALRCAGKGRGWLYTELEKLEVTLDNVFLGQVDSYGDLTVDLYDDKIKVPSPAQRPLLLATLKKTQADLEIFSLETNCEKSKAMYKKNAVILQDTIEKLSPYLNG
- a CDS encoding DUF1657 domain-containing protein, with the protein product MTVGTQVKQALAGLKSAQASFETFALATDNQNAKQLYQQAAQQTQSVLDSLEPRLQEIISEEPQYNQ
- a CDS encoding DUF1657 domain-containing protein, whose protein sequence is MTIASNVKQCLATLNGIEAQLSSLALNSLDEEAKIIFHETSLLIGDVKKDLQYRVLELERNEPQYKGS
- a CDS encoding multidrug resistance efflux transporter family protein → MRPIIIGIFAAFFFAFTFILNRSMELAGGSWIWSASLRYYFMVPLLFIIVIARKNLKLLFVEMKQRPVVWLLWSSIGFGLFYAPICFSAAYAPGWLIAATWQITIISGSLLAPFFYETAVTDNGLMRIKGKIPFKGLGMSLIILLGIILMQVEQANHLSVIALTLGVLPVVVASFAYPLGNRKMMEVCGGRLDVFQRVLGMTLASMPFWIILSIFGLVDVGPPSLGQTLQSALVAISSGVIATILFFYATDLVRGDMQKLAAVEATQSMEVLFAVIGELLLLNSLMPSALSWSGMALVMVGMVLHSYVSNKIVKPKIQKVSA
- a CDS encoding YitT family protein, whose amino-acid sequence is MTGTQEISLIEQQEAIMAKIQHRKLTKRKLIQRILLITIGAILMSVGLEIFLVPNNVIDGGITGISIMLSYLTGWKLGIFLFIFNIPFIFLGYKQIGKTFAFSTLYGIIILSIGTTLLHPVPAFTQDILLATVFGGIVLGIGVGLVIRYGGSLDGTEILAILFNNKLPFSVGEIIMFFNLFILGSAGFVFSWDRAMYSLIAYFVAYKTIDITITGLDESKSVWIISDNARQIGDAIINRLGRGVTYINGEGAYSGDDKKVIFCVINRLEEAKLKEIVTENDDSAFLAVADIAEVRGGRFKKRDIH